The nucleotide window AAGTCTAAGATGATTTTGGTGTGCTTTTAAGAGTGATTGTTCATGTAGGAGAAACAGAAATGCTGAATGTATATGAAGTTAGGCACTGTTTTTGCTTAAGTAATTTGAATTGAGAAGTCTTATTAACTTTATGGTCTTTGAAGTTAATGACCCTGAATTCgccaaatatcaaaatttcaaaactgAATTGGTAGCAGTAATAGTTAAAAAGCCTGGAAATTTCGAACCTGTTGGTTTTGTGTGAAAGTCTTATTAACTTTATGGTTTACCAAATTTCAAAGCTGCAACTTTAATGTGAAACATATTGACTAATGAATAATCATGTATCAATGACAAAAGACGGTCCTTTCTTGCTGAAGAATGTTATCTGAATTGTTGGTTGGCTAATGCATTAAGACATCATCTCTATGCAGGTTGAAGTATTAAGGAAGCAGCTTGAACTTGCTAAAGAGTTAAACAAACCAGCATCTGTACATTGTGTTCGTGCTTATGGTGACCTTCTTGAGTTAATGAAGTATGCATATCTattcttctcttttttgttgCGATTCTTACTTTAAAAGATTACTTGAGAATAATGATGCGAGGACGTATTTTTTGTTGTGATTCTCACTTCATGTTGGAACAGAAAGGAGAGGAGGGTATGTGGGTTCATACCACGAACCATAAGATCcgccaaaatgcaaaatttatatttaattatttatacttGTATACTTGCATAGAaaacaaaatgcataaaataacgtaaatcacataaatgacctaataaaacttaaattgaaaattcataAGATCTTATACAATTCATAAGTCACCTCAGTTTTTGATAATACAGAGAACCAAAACCTAAAAGAAAATAGTCCAAATCTAGAGatctagaaaatcattcaagcaaTGTTCATAATATTCATCCTTCATGTTATTTTccatctcaattttttttggcatctcaaacttcaatttcataACCTAAATTAGGAATTTCCAAATTATCTACATCTGCATCCCTGTTATCAGTCATTTAGTCTATGCAAACTGACTGGAATTCCATTTCTTGGATGCGAACATTCTTTTCAATGTTCCCTTTTTGTCGTTCAATTCAATCAAACCCGTTCCTTTGGTAAAGTGACgcaataaataaacaaataaataaataagaccGCTATTTGAACATACGATGTTTGTAATCCTCTTATGATGTACAGCTGTCTCTTTATGGATGAGTATATTCTTCTCAAAGTTCTGCAATATTAAGTCAAAGGAATGAGATGCGCAAGGTGTCTGTCCAACGTAGCTTTTTCCTTTTCTCCACTAACATCTCTCTTTATAGTTTTCTGCATTATTCAATTTACAAAAGGAGTAATTAGTGTTTATTCTCTGTGCTAAGGTGCATTAAATCTATTCTACTTCTATACAAAGGATCTAAGATAGGCGGAACATTAATTCTAAATCTACtaacataagcacttgtgagactgtttgggagagcttgtgaaaacagtttatgacgacaggttcataagttgttttcagcttctCCCCATGATATCTTATAgtaacaacttatagcttatatacaaacaatttgaatttattttatctttatgctagaagtgtttaattaagttgtttattcaaaTAGGGCCTAAACAAATGCACCAATGATTAAAAGGAACAATTCATTTTAATTCAAGAGAACATGAAAACTTCAAACAGTTAACTCAGGgataaacaaaaaggaaaatgattATTCAGTGATTATTACCGAAAATCAAGAGATTCAACACTCGGAGTTGTATCAATGGCAGCATAAGATGGAAATGTTGGATTTCTATGAGTGATGGCATAGTTTAAAACCCCCGAAGGAAGTTGTGCACATCCTCACTTGCACTTTTGTATCCACAAAAACTTGAACAGTTCACACCAAAGAATGTTCCTTTTCCTCCCTGCATTCCTCTCCTATATTCCCTCCAACAAATCTCTCCCGAATACAGTTTGGGATCCCCCTTCCTTTCCCTCCCTGCATTCCTCTCCTAATTCTCAAACAAAGTCTTACAGAAACTAAATTAAGGATGCTGATCCAGAGTTGAGAAACTTCTACAAAGAACGAGTCTTGTCCAAAACCATCCAACATACACAATAATTTCCTCGAAACCCTCGTTTATATCTTATACTGCGAGTATATAGCAACTTTCAAGTCTAATCAAAAAGTAAGATATGCTTTTCCATTTAGAAGTCTATGCGTTGTGTGGATTGTTACCATAATGTAGACATATAACCCGCAACTGTGAGGTAATAAGGAAGAAAGCATTCCGTTTAAACCTATAAACATCCCTGGACCTTACAATTTTTCTGCGcccatatgtttttttaattcttattgTTATAATGGTAATTGATAAATACTTAGATTCTCATTCTCTAATGGAATGCAATGCAAAGTGTTTTAGTGATATTATCGGCGATTATTATGTAGCAaccttaaaaaattctaaatgtTCCAGGTCTGTGGGACCTTTTCCTGCTGGTGTTGTCCTTCATTCTTACCTAGGTTCAGCTGAGATGGTTCCTGAGTTTTCAAAGCTTGGTGCTTATTTTTCCTTCTCTGGGTTTCTTATGTCACTAAAAGCTAATAAGGCGAAGAAAATGCTGAAGATGGTGATTTTTATCACTTCTATTCTATGATTGATGCTCAATGTTATCTTATCTTATACTATAAATGTCAAAACAGTGACATTcttatattttattctatttaggtCTCTTCTGATAGGATGTTGTTGGAGACAGATGCACCCGATGCACTACCAAAGTCGAACATAGATTCTCTTTTCTTTGTTGAAGGAGATACTTCTCTTGACAATGAGGTTCATGGACAAACATCAACTTCATCCTCAACCTCTGATTCTTCTGCTGCAAATCCGTCCCAAGTCTTAACAGATGCTTCGATGTTGCCCAAGGATACACTCAATCATCCGGCTAACATTCATAACGTAAGTAGCTCAAGTATTTTCCTTCATTGTCACTTTGCCCTTCGTATATCATTAACTTGGAGATATATTATCGTTTTAACTATAGAATTGAAAACCTCTTAGTTTGGCAAAGCCTTAgaatcaatgttttaaaatcaAGAGTGAATTGGCTAGTTCAACGAGTTGAACCGAGAACCGGCCAGTTTACTAGTTGGTTCGACCCCAATCGGGACTGTATTGATGTCCCGATTGAATCATGAGATGGAAGACTCACTGGTTTGGTCTCGGTCCGATTTTCAAAACATTGTTTAAATAAACAACTTAGGAACATTTTTTATATcagttgaagaaaaagaaaccattCTGGTAAATTTACATTTTTGATTTCATGTTACATACAGGTACTTGATTATGTTGCATCTATGCTAGAGATTACAAAAGAGGAACTAGCTGAATTAAGTTACCAGAATGCAGTTCGCTTATtctcctatgaaggatcaaaattacttcaaaaataaacaaattacaaGTTCTtgtaagaaatttttttttgagcttATTGAGTTGATGACAGAAATAAATAGTAACCAGATAATCCACCTAGATACTGTCTTGCATAAAATTTAGTTCAATTTGTGATATCGACTATCgagtaatatatatttcatcccgtcacatttataagcaaaaatcaactttttagataaaattgtttttttcttataaatgtgTCTGGATGAAGTATTTTGATAATGTAGAAATGAGTTGTTAGGTGAGAATCTACATAAATTGTGCCACATCAACTCAACTACTACATAAATCACATTTGTCACATCATCAAAATTTAGCCTCAAAACATAGGCCTCTTGAAAACTTTGGGGCAAAAATTGTCCAATCTCAGTGCCCATTTTAAAACTTAGTGTTCTTAATTCCTTAATTTAGTCCCTATTAAagcaaaattgaataaaattggGCAAACTTTATGCAGATACTAAACATGAGAAATTAATTTTAGGTTAAATTACACTaggggtcctttaagtttgaggtttgtaacaaattagtcctttaaattattttggtcacacataagtcctttaagtttgatatTTGTAACAGATTggttctttaagttattttggtcacacttaagtcctttaagtttgatatTTGTAATAGATTGGTCCTTCTACAACATCATTCTTTTGGTTAACATAAGGATTAAATTGAAAAGttttacaaacttaaaggacttatgtgtggcaaaaataacttaaaagaccaATCTGTTACAaatctcaaacttaaaggacttatgtgttACCAAAATAACCTAAAGGACCAATCTGTTACAAacgtcaaacttaaaggacctcaGATGTAATTTAGCCTATTTTATACttgaaaattgagatttttttgaTCAACTTGAAAAATTGAGATGAGTATTCACTAATTTTAAGTATGaaatgtgtcatgattttttaaataattcaagTATGAAATGtgtcataattatttttaatgtagACCAGATCAACAATTATATGATTTCGCTAAAAATATTTAGGTTCAATAAGTGAACAATTGTTTTGTCTAGGTTTGAATTTGGGACCTCTAACTAATTATCCCTCAGTTTAAACTAGTTGATCCATCAACCTCTCAAATTTGTGATAAACTTATTACTCCAACTTTTGTGTTTTGATAACGGTAAATATTATTGAAACCGAAACTCTTTGCAAGACGCAAAGAGgcggtgaaaaaaaaaaaatacaaggatGCCGCATATAGCCATAACATCCAAAAAAACTCCACAAAGCAACAACAGCCAAGCCTATGACAGCAATAGCTATGATGCTGAAATCCAATTCCAGGCATCGGAATTCAGTCCCATAGCCCTGCCCCCACCAAACGGAATCACACAGCAGCAGGAAAACCCACAGAACAGCacccaaaacataacaaaagacAGCAGAAAAACCTGCACAGGCTGCTGCCACCTGCAACAGCAACCGCTCCTTTCAGCAGCAGGAAAACGCAGATGCTGAAGGTCCCTGCCAGAAACGCTGCAGCACAGGCACGAGGCACCCAACAAAAACCCCAAATGCCGAAAAGAACCCTCCCCCGCCCCATTACCTTCTCAAACACTCCTCCGGATACCACTGCCATTCGTACAACATACAAGCCGAGAAATCCGTTCTACCCAAAAGCCACCTTCACAAGAGAACTTGAATCTCTTCAACTAGATCATCCACTCCTTTACCACACTCGTTGAAGACACGATCATTCTGAGCTTTCCACATAACCCATATAGCCGCTTGCCAAATCAATCTCCACCCTTTCCGAATCTTCTTATGGTAACCTCCCAAGTTCCAACACTCCCAAAGAATAAACAAATTCGGAGGAATTAAACACCATCGATTTGTCCACCTCATCAACCGCGACCAAATATCCTTCGCCAAATTACAATGAAGGGAAAGATGAATGGATGATTCCACAAGAAAGCCACCACCTTTGAAGGAGCCCCGGACTTCCAAATTTGCTTAAGCACCCTCCTCTCCTCCTCCGGGCACCCGTTAGCCTCTAACATCAATAATTCTAACTTCAAATACATTGACTTCACCGAAAAGCCCCCATTACCTTCTAATCTCCAACTCCACCTATCCCCCCCTTGAGACCACACATGCCCCTCCAAGTCTTCCAATAAATTTGTTAGAAGATTTTCTTCCCACACAAGGAAAAAAATCTCGGAACTTTTCTTAATAAGGTGATTTTTATTAGAATGTCCTATAGTATAATGGAATGAGggaaataacatataaattatatcataaatttCTTTTGAGACCTACAATATATTTAAGATCGAGAGCTTATAAGGAAAGAATACTAcaaatttgaagattgaaaccTGGATAAATAACCATAATgacataacaaaaaatataaagaattaaatcattatttaaaattaaattaagagatTAATAGTGAAGGGAAATCGAGATGACATAAAACTGCGGAATTAAAATTTTCGAttttctttccttggatcattacgaattcgACATGAACAGTGATAGAAATGTTACCTCTTGAAGTGCAGAAAACAGTTTCGATTACAGCTGAGCAACGTAGCAAAGCCTCTACTCGTCCACACGAATGGTTCTCCTCTAGTTCATGGTGCTAGCAAGCGATCGGAGGTTCATcgagaattagggtttcaactttAGGGTTTCTCCAAAAACGTGTAACTTTGACTTCAACACAAGAGTTCTATTTTAGAACTACTTGTGTGCTTGCAAGCCAAGTAATCACTACCGGGCTTCAGTAAGCCCATTGCTAACTGATTAGTGTTATTTGCTAAAGGCACCCATCTTATAAGTCTTACTTATATTTCTTCCTTTTGACCGTTCTATTGTGCATGACCCTATAGGTTCTTGTATCgttgacaataatattaaatattatatttaatattataaacagtgaaCGGTATCTAGCAACAAATCACTGCTatccaagtgacaagaatgccaagtgatctgacgaaaccttttcCATGATAATGTTCATGTGTACAATTCTTTTGTCATCAtatctatattgaacacaatgCATAGAttttgtcacccttgtatagatcaatatttatatttcttgatcCCAAATATACTGAATAATGAATAATCTCAATATCTCATAATGACTTAATTTAGCATAGCCATGCAATTTTACAATCATATTTCATCAataggcctaaagatatatcttcTGTTATGAAGGAGGGACATATCTCATCTAAGACACTTATGTCCCTCAACATGATTCGTCAAGTGTCAATTAACCAACTTAATGGTTATCCTGTTACGGACAATGTTTGAATGACAATAAAGCACACGAGTCCACATCtagggatcatagtggtttcaagTCTAAGAGTGGTATACAccattatcattgtgagaatatcttatgacacttcATAACATACTATGTAGTATTTTCACGGTGGGTCGATCCAGTATAAATATTACctataatatttatatctatgtatagacttaatATCTCACATTCATGACCATGAGATGTGGTCATCACTCTACATATATAATAGTCTctacgctttattattatctcaATTTATATTAAAGCTCGACTACAGAAACATCTTTATattaatgtaatctcatgattaagtcacacttaatattcCATCACATCAACTATATATTATAGAGACTTTATTAATCTTATAACAATTATGATAAATAatgtcatattttatttaatattaaaaatcataataCATACGataagtttaacataaactattgacCTCTAAAACTTACACCAACGAACGAAGTAATGCTGCCAATCAAATATCATGCTTTATgctttaaattataatattcttCAACATCACCAAATATCAACAAAAGGGGAAGAGGTGGCATTTATGATGGGTAAGGGAAAGATTTTCCCACCATAGAAAAGTTTCATTTTTACCTACAGCTGCAGGTTATAACCTGctacaatttaaaatacaaaattaataagaACTTATTATATTGTCAAATATTGATAAACTCTTGTTTTCTAAATCACCTCCCCtttcctcaaaataaaaatccacaCCCCTTGTTGTTTGCCATCTTCCCATTTGCTCATGTTTAAGTTATGGCTTCGAAGACCTTCATATAACTTCAactcattttcttaaattcCATCATCTTCAACCTTATAAATTATGGAAGCTTCAATCTTTTCTTAGCTATCATTTTGGGTTTCTGGTAAATGAATTATTATGCCTCAAATCTCCATGGCTATTAAATTGCTGGATCAAAATCATGAATTAGACATATGAAAAATGCAATTCTTTTGCATTTCAGTGAAAACCACAGATTTACATTTTCTCAATCTTCTGGATTGTGTTTGAAAGGAAACCCAACAATTTTATGAACTACCAGAACCCTACTTAATTCTAATTATGagttttctatttttgattacaatgtataattttttagaacATTAAAATCGATTGTTAATTTGTTAGGACAGTGTTTAACTTTTTAACTCTTTTGGTAATAGAGAACAGAAAcagggtcaattttttttttataggttccATGACAAAAAGTTGCAAATAAGTTGCTTGTGATAGATCTGAACCATTGAtttaaaataacaatatatCAATGGCTAAAAAGTCTACTTTTCTATGATGAAAAAATCTTTTCCTTTTCCATCATAAATGCCACCAGGGGAAGAAAATATGACCCGAATCACGAAAAAagtaacacacaaaaaacaaagaaagaaggCACCCAAcaacttttacataaaaaaaacccTTGCCTTTATCTGAGTCTTCATTGATTCATTCCATAAAATATCTATGAATATCCTCCATGTGTAATGTGTTGTCCCCTCATTTCCCCaaccacaaacaaacaaacacctTGCAACTTCTATAAACAcaactttaaataaaattaatttagactcagatataaatgataaaatttaaacgTGTAGtgtttaaatttatcatttatgtgTATATCTAAATACTTTTGATTTAAAGTTGTATCTAACTAAATATTTCTCACAAATAATATAGACAACAGAAACAACAATGGTAGAAGAAAGAGTATTCAAAGGAGTGTGACCCAAAACCAGAGAGATATAttgacttttttgttttgtttattttatttcattttctttttcactaattttgtatttttgaaaattagaatTCCTTATTATTCTGTTTCTGTTTTTGGGATATTTGACTTTGGATTCTTTGGTGATTTTAAGGGACATCTCAAATTTGCAATTTGACTAAAATTTAGGTTTCCATTCTCAGTtataattggaaaataattcataaatttgGTCAATGTGATAgatgaaaaataacttatataatTTGATTGGTGTGATAGATGATGGCCACCAACGATTGTTACAAATTATGCAGTCTGCTCAAGAGGTGAAATAGACTCCtaaaaatgatattatttgaacataaaaaattgacatgatattttttttagtagtgttcGGAGTCAATTATGTATTGTcgttatcaactgagttaagctcactcacgtcatatataaatacatcatttaaaaacaaaaagtaaaaaatgttacataaaATTGTATTGATTCTTTTAGTTGAAAAATTATTGACCAAATTATCTTTATCCACCGATCAAACCCCAAATTATGATAGCTTTTTCTCCTCAAAACTGGAGAGttaactaaaaaaacaattgtttggATTCTTTTTGTGAATCTTGGTAGATATTTTGCAAACTAGTGTCCATgtctttgctattttttttacgTGTCTTCTATATCACCAAAAAGGAAAAAGTGTACGTGTCTTGTTTTAATTTATCGTATCAATTTGGTTTATACTTTTTTGAGAAGAATCTTATGAGTATTGTCGCATGCATGACAAGAAACAAGCTTTTGATAAAGTAGAGAGATATTATGAGAAGCAATGGCTGCACCTGATGGAGGTGATGTTCTGGGAACCACTTTAATGACTCTTACAATTTTGTATTCTTTGTCTCAATATAGAGTAAGTATGGATGAGGATTTGGTGCTGTAGAAAACTATACAGTTTGGTGCTGCAATAAATCCCAGCAATTGATATCAAAATGGACATTTCAGATTAGACATCAGTTTAACACAGTTTAATGATCTGAGCCATTGATTTAAATTGGACGATCCTGATCTACTACAACACCTTGTTGTAACAGTTGCCAAGACTGCACCTTATGCCATAGAGTGCCataaattacaagaaatgaATAAATGCTGAGAAGTCTCGGTATCACCGCAACTTGACAAACAACCAGCCGCGACATCAGAATGAATACCACGATGCACAAAGTTTGTCCTTGTAGGCAACCGGTTCCGTAACAGTCTCCAagcaaaaattgaaactttaagCAGAACATGTTTATGCCAAACTAGAGCCTCTGCACGATCCACCTGAGGGCTGTCCGGAGAAGTTAATAGTTAATAATCGCTACTAACTATATAACCTGCAGAATGGTCCAGCTGCCATCTCCATGTATCTGTCACATTAAACTGCAAAGAAACACTACGAAGTAAAATGATACACTCCCCTAGCATCTCCTACTCCCACACCCACAACTGTCTTCTCCAACTCCAACCCGCCCCACCAACCTCCCAACCACGCGATGACATATGAGAAACTGTGCAAGATTTGTCAACCGCAAGATCAAAAAGGCGCCTGAAGCGCACTTGAAACGACACTCCATCTAACCAAGGATCATGCCAAAAAAATGAGCCAGCCCCATCGCCCACCAACCGAGATACACACTCTTGAAACCAACCTCCTCCTACCCCATCTAACCCATCTCTAATTTTGGCTATCTCCCGCCACCAAGAAGAACCACTCCGGCCCCCCACCTCCAACCTCCCATCCTCCTCACCATATCTCGCCACCAAAACCCTATACCATAAACTCCTCCTCTCCAATAGTAACTGGCAACATCATTTCCTAACAAAGcatcattaaactcccttaaccTCCGCAACCTCAAACCTCCATACTCCCTCCGAGAACAAATAGTGGTCCAACTGACCCAAGTTATTTTCCTATGATCCTCacaaccccccccccccaaaaaaaaaaaaaaagtttattaaaaatagaatcaaTGGAAGAAATTATATTGACGGaaccttgaagaaggaaagagcatagacaggTAGAGAGGTCAAGACAGACTTGAGAAGAACTAAACGACCACCAAACGACAGAAACCGACTTTTGAACCCTGACAGTCTAGATTTGATGCTGCACAGAAGAGATtaccaaaaaattaatcaacACAGATCACCACCGATTGAGAGGCCCAAAGACACAAAAGTCACTTTCCCCACTCGACACCAAAGAACATAAGCTGCCTCATTCAGCCAAGAGT belongs to Medicago truncatula cultivar Jemalong A17 chromosome 6, MtrunA17r5.0-ANR, whole genome shotgun sequence and includes:
- the LOC25495874 gene encoding uncharacterized metal-dependent hydrolase YabD, producing the protein MMKLFDAHCHLQDPRIINKTPELIKTAQDSGVLHFAVNGVSEQDWFSVKQLSVTYPSVLPSFGLHPWYVAERSPNWLKTLKEYFDSTPSAAVGEIGLDKGSQGKKIDFSQQVEVLRKQLELAKELNKPASVHCVRAYGDLLELMKSVGPFPAGVVLHSYLGSAEMVPEFSKLGAYFSFSGFLMSLKANKAKKMLKMVSSDRMLLETDAPDALPKSNIDSLFFVEGDTSLDNEVHGQTSTSSSTSDSSAANPSQVLTDASMLPKDTLNHPANIHNVLDYVASMLEITKEELAELSYQNAVRLFSYEGSKLLQK